A region of Chiloscyllium punctatum isolate Juve2018m chromosome 44, sChiPun1.3, whole genome shotgun sequence DNA encodes the following proteins:
- the LOC140466787 gene encoding solute carrier family 25 member 3-like isoform X2: MYPSSLLALSGGNPFNAPRFQLLTEPVPPRTRVANEAAPPAERVVPRRRLAAAAAAPAITEEYSCEYGSAKFYALCGFGGVLSCGLTHTAVVPLDLVKCRIQVDPGKYQSIFKGFSVTVKEDGIRGLGKGWAPTFIGYSMQGLCKFGFYEVFKNIYGELLGEENAYLWRTSLYLAASASAEFFADIALAPMEACKVRIQTQPGYANTLREAFPKMHAEEGLWAFYKGVSPLWMRQIPYTMMKFACFERTVEALYKYVVPKPRDSCTKAEQLVVTFIAGYIAGVFCAIVSHPADSVVSVLNKEKGSSALQVLKRLGPLGVWKGLFARIIMIGTLTALQWFIYDSVKVYFRLPRPPPPEMPASLKKKLGLM; encoded by the exons ATGTACCCGAGCTCGTTGCTCGCCCTGTCTGGGGGAAACCCCTTCAATGCTCCCCGGTTCCAGCTCCTCACAGAGCCCGTCCCGCCTCGTACACGCGTCGCCAACGAGGCCGCGCCACCCGCTGAACGGGTCGTCCCTCGCCGGAGGCTGGCCGCGGCCGCTGCAGCTCCCGCCATCACAG AGGAGTACAGCTGCGAGTATGGCTCCGCCAAGTTTTATGCTTTGTGTGGATTTGGAGGTGTGTTGAGCTGTGGGCTAACACACACGGCTGTGGTGCCCTTGGATCTGGTGAAATGTCGCATTCAG GTGGACCCTGGAAAATACCAGAGCATCTTCAAAGGGTTTTCTGTCACTGTGAAAGAAGATGGTATTCGTGGTTTGGGAAAAGGTTGGGCCCCAACCTTCATTGGTTATTCGATGCAAGGGCTATGCAAATTTGGTTTCTATGAAGTTTTCAAGAACATATATGGTGAACTACTAGGTGAA GAAAACGCTTATCTCTGGCGTACGTCTTTATACCTTGCTGCATCTGCCAGTGCTGAGTTCTTTGCTGATATTGCACTTGCTCCAATGGAGGCTTGTAAGGTCCGTATTCAGACTCAGCCTGGCTATGCCAACACTCTTAGAGAAGCTTTTCCTAAAATGCATGCTGAAGAAGGTCTCTGGGC ATTTTACAAAGGTGTTTCCCCTCTGTGGATGAGGCAGATTCCCTACACGATGATGAAGTTTGCTTGCTTTGAGCGCACGGTTGAAGCATTATATAAATATGTGGTGCCTAAACCTCGTGACAGTTGTACCAAAGCTGAGCAACTGGTGGTGACGTTTATTGCTGGTTATATTG CTGGTGTTTTTTGTGCTATTGTATCTCACCCTGCTGACTCTGTGGTGTCGGTTCTGAACAAGGAAAAGGGTAGCAGTGCATTACAGGTTTTGAAAAGGCTTGGACCTCTAG GAGTGTGGAAAGGGCTTTTTGCCCGTATTATCATGATTGGCACTCTGACTGCCCTACAGTGGTTTATCTATGACTCTGTTAAGGTCTACTTCAGGCTTCCTCGTCCACCTCCCCCTGAGATGCCAGCATCGCTGAAAAAGAAGCTTGGGTTGATGTAA
- the LOC140466787 gene encoding solute carrier family 25 member 3-like isoform X1, whose protein sequence is MYPSSLLALSGGNPFNAPRFQLLTEPVPPRTRVANEAAPPAERVVPRRRLAAAAAAPAITEQEQYSCEYGSARFYALCGLGGILSCGTTHTAVVPLDLVKCRIQVDPGKYQSIFKGFSVTVKEDGIRGLGKGWAPTFIGYSMQGLCKFGFYEVFKNIYGELLGEENAYLWRTSLYLAASASAEFFADIALAPMEACKVRIQTQPGYANTLREAFPKMHAEEGLWAFYKGVSPLWMRQIPYTMMKFACFERTVEALYKYVVPKPRDSCTKAEQLVVTFIAGYIAGVFCAIVSHPADSVVSVLNKEKGSSALQVLKRLGPLGVWKGLFARIIMIGTLTALQWFIYDSVKVYFRLPRPPPPEMPASLKKKLGLM, encoded by the exons ATGTACCCGAGCTCGTTGCTCGCCCTGTCTGGGGGAAACCCCTTCAATGCTCCCCGGTTCCAGCTCCTCACAGAGCCCGTCCCGCCTCGTACACGCGTCGCCAACGAGGCCGCGCCACCCGCTGAACGGGTCGTCCCTCGCCGGAGGCTGGCCGCGGCCGCTGCAGCTCCCGCCATCACAG agcaGGAACAGTACAGTTGTGAGTATGGCTCGGCTCGTTTCTACGCCCTGTGCGGTCTGGGCGGTATCCTGAGCTGCGGGACGACCCACACGGCCGTGGTGCCCTTGGACTTGGTGAAGTGCCGGATTCAG GTGGACCCTGGAAAATACCAGAGCATCTTCAAAGGGTTTTCTGTCACTGTGAAAGAAGATGGTATTCGTGGTTTGGGAAAAGGTTGGGCCCCAACCTTCATTGGTTATTCGATGCAAGGGCTATGCAAATTTGGTTTCTATGAAGTTTTCAAGAACATATATGGTGAACTACTAGGTGAA GAAAACGCTTATCTCTGGCGTACGTCTTTATACCTTGCTGCATCTGCCAGTGCTGAGTTCTTTGCTGATATTGCACTTGCTCCAATGGAGGCTTGTAAGGTCCGTATTCAGACTCAGCCTGGCTATGCCAACACTCTTAGAGAAGCTTTTCCTAAAATGCATGCTGAAGAAGGTCTCTGGGC ATTTTACAAAGGTGTTTCCCCTCTGTGGATGAGGCAGATTCCCTACACGATGATGAAGTTTGCTTGCTTTGAGCGCACGGTTGAAGCATTATATAAATATGTGGTGCCTAAACCTCGTGACAGTTGTACCAAAGCTGAGCAACTGGTGGTGACGTTTATTGCTGGTTATATTG CTGGTGTTTTTTGTGCTATTGTATCTCACCCTGCTGACTCTGTGGTGTCGGTTCTGAACAAGGAAAAGGGTAGCAGTGCATTACAGGTTTTGAAAAGGCTTGGACCTCTAG GAGTGTGGAAAGGGCTTTTTGCCCGTATTATCATGATTGGCACTCTGACTGCCCTACAGTGGTTTATCTATGACTCTGTTAAGGTCTACTTCAGGCTTCCTCGTCCACCTCCCCCTGAGATGCCAGCATCGCTGAAAAAGAAGCTTGGGTTGATGTAA